The Phoenix dactylifera cultivar Barhee BC4 unplaced genomic scaffold, palm_55x_up_171113_PBpolish2nd_filt_p 000333F, whole genome shotgun sequence genome window below encodes:
- the LOC103722527 gene encoding probable carboxylesterase 2, translating to MEPDTEIQFEFFPFIRQYKSGRTERFFPIDKVPSAVDPVTGVSSKDVVTDPDTGISARLYLPNLPHTPPKKLPVFVYFHGGGFVIGSAFSPTTHAYLNSLVARVNVIAVSVEYRLAPEHPLPTAYNDSWAALKWMASHALGGGADAWLAEHGDFQHVYLAGCSAGANIAHHMAVRAGAAELGAGVRIEGVILVHPYFWGKRSFDAEIVDMEVKKRADGFWKLICPGTVGLDDPLINPLAEAAPSLKGLACERVLVCVAKFDVLRESGREYYEELKGSGWGGEVELFESEGDHAFHSKKPDSEKALELMERVVEFANSN from the coding sequence ATGGAGCCTGACACCGAAATCCAATTCGAGTTCTTCCCTTTCATCCGCCAGTACAAGAGCGGCCGCACTGAACGCTTCTTTCCCATCGACAAAGTTCCTTCCGCCGTTGACCCCGTCACCGGCGTCAGCTCCAAAGACGTCGTCACCGACCCCGACACCGGCATCTCCGCCCGCCTCTACCTCCCCAATCTCCCCCACACCCCTCCGAAAAAGCTTCCAGTCTTCGTCTACTTCCACGGCGGAGGCTTCGTCATCGGCTCCGCCTTCAGCCCCACCACCCACGCGTACCTCAACTCCCTCGTAGCCCGAGTCAACGTCATCGCTGTCTCGGTGGAATACCGCCTGGCCCCCGAGCACCCGCTTCCCACAGCCTACAACGACTCCTGGGCGGCGCTGAAATGGATGGCCTCCCACGCCCTTGGCGGCGGCGCCGATGCTTGGCTGGCCGAGCATGGAGACTTCCAACACGTCTATTTGGCAGGCTGCAGTGCGGGGGCCAACATAGCCCACCACATGGCGGTGCGCGCCGGGGCGGCGGAGCTCGGAGCTGGGGTGAGGATAGAAGGGGTGATATTGGTCCATCCCTACTTCTGGGGGAAACGATCATTCGATGCAGAGATCGTGGATATGGAAGTAAAGAAGAGGGCGGATGGGTTCTGGAAATTGATTTGCCCCGGGACAGTGGGGCTGGACGACCCGCTGATTAACCCGCTGGCGGAGGCGGCGCCGAGCTTGAAGGGATTGGCGTGCGAGCGCGTGCTGGTTTGTGTCGCGAAGTTTGATGTGTTGAGGGAGAGCGGGAGGGAGTACTACGAGGAGTTGAAGGGAAGCGGATGGGGAGGGGAGGTGGAGTTGTTTGAGTCTGAGGGAGATCATGCGTTCCACTCCAAGAAGCCCGACTCTGAGAAAGCCTTGGAGTTGATGGAGCGTGTCGTTGAGTTTGCAAATAGCAATTGA
- the LOC103722530 gene encoding tuliposide A-converting enzyme 2, chloroplastic-like: protein MDPDTDVKFEFFPFIRQYRSGRIERFYSDDQIPAAVNDETGVTSKDIIVDPETGVSVRVFLPTFGDTRPKKLPIYVYFHGGGFVIGSAFGPTSHHYLTPLVAKANIIAVSVDYRLAPEHPLPIAYEDSWAALKWVLSQAAGGGAEAWLAEHGDFERIFVGGCSAGGNLAHHMALRAGAAELGLGARIRGMVLIHPYFGGSDPFPSELVDKGLKEKMDGMWVLACPGTVGMDDPLVNPLAEAAPSLKGLGCEKVLVCVAEKDVLRERGRAYYEGLKRSGWGGEVEWLESEGVGHAFHVQKFDCEQALELMERTVKFISGS, encoded by the coding sequence ATGGATCCTGACACCGATGTCAAATTCGAATTCTTCCCCTTCATTCGCCAATACAGGAGCGGCCGTATCGAGCGTTTCTACTCCGACGACCAAATCCCCGCCGCCGTCAACGACGAAACCGGCGTCACCTCCAAAGACATCATCGTTGACCCGGAAACCGGCGTTTCTGTCCGCGTCTTCCTTCCCACTTTCGGCGACACCCGTCCAAAGAAGCTCCCGATCTACGTATACTTCCATGGCGGAGGCTTCGTCATCGGCTCCGCCTTCGGCCCCACCTCCCACCACTACCTCACTCCCCTGGTGGCCAAAGCCAACATCATCGCCGTCTCGGTGGACTACCGCCTGGCCCCCGAGCACCCACTGCCTATAGCCTACGAGGACTCGTGGGCGGCGCTCAAGTGGGTGTTGTCCCAAGCTGCGGGCGGCGGCGCTGAGGCGTGGCTGGCCGAGCATGGAGATTTTGAACGCATTTTCGTGGGCGGCTGCAGCGCCGGGGGGAACCTAGCGCATCACATGGCGCTGCGCGCTGGTGCGGCGGAGCTCGGACTTGGGGCGAGGATACGAGGGATGGTATTGATCCATCCCTACTTCGGGGGGAGCGATCCGTTTCCTTCCGAGTTGGTGGATAAGGGGTTGAAGGagaagatggatgggatgtgGGTGTTGGCTTGTCCCGGGACGGTTGGGATGGACGACCCGCTGGTGAATCCACTGGCAGAGGCGGCACCGAGCTTGAAGGGCTTGGGGTGCGAGAAGGTGCTGGTGTGTGTGGCGGAGAAGGATGTCttgagggagagggggagggcgTATTACGAAGGGTTGAAGAGGAGTGGATGGGGAGGGGAGGTGGAGTGGCTGGAGTCGGAAGGGGTGGGGCACGCGTTCCATGTTCAGAAGTTCGACTGTGAGCAAGCTTTAGAGCTGATGGAACGTACGGTGAAATTCATCAGTGGCAGCTGA